GCCGGGGAAGAGGTCCACCAGCCGGCGTGTGCCCTCCCGGGTGCCATCCGACAGCCACGACTCGTTGCCGGAGTCCGGCGCGGAGGCGGCGAAGAGCAACAGCCCCTCGGACTCGAGCCCGAGTAGCCGCGAGCCCTGGATGAACTGGCTGTTGTCGTCAATGAAGGACGAGCCGGAGCCGGGATGGATGTCCGCCAACCGGAAGGTGCCCTCCTCGGTGCCGTCGCTGCGCCACAACTCGCGCCCGCTGACGCCGTCCTCGGCGGTGAAGAAGAGCAGCCCGCCCACCGCCACGAGCTCCTTCGGCTGTGACCCCCCGGTTCCAGGCCAGATGTCACCTACCCTGTGCGTGCCTCCGGAGGTGCCATCGCTGGTCCACAGCTCGGCGCCGTGCTCCGGGTCCGTGGCCACGAAGAAGAGGCGGCCCGCCGCCGCGGTGAAGCGGGTCGGCGCCACCGTGCCCGGCCCGGGAGGAGCGAGCACCGCGACGAGCGCGGGCGCCTCCTGGGGCCCCCCCACGCGCCAGAGCCCCAGGCCCACGTCCGTGGTGGCCACGAAGAAGAGCGCGCCGCCCACGTCCGTGAGACCCGACGGATTGGACGAGCCACTTCCCGGCATGAGGTCCGCCACCCTCGACGTGCCCTCGGGCGTACCATCGGTGCGCCACACCTCGCGTCCGCTGACGCCATCCTGGGCGGTGAAGTACAGCCACTCCCCCACGGGGGTGAACGAGCGGGGAACGCTCGAGTTCCAGCCCGGCACGAGGTCCTTCACCAGGCGGGTGCCCTCGGGCGTGCCGTCGGTGCGCCACAGCTCCTCGCCCAGGCCGCTCTGCGTCCCGTAGAAGAAGACCTGTCCGCCGGCCGCCTCGAGGGCTCCGGGATAGGAGCCCGTCCACAGTTGCACCACGTCCCCGGTGGCCGCCCCCGCCGTCTTCCACAGGGCGCCCGTGGACCCATCGGTCGAGAAGAAGATGAAGTCCGAGCCCAGGGAGGCTCCCTCGGTCGAGGGCGGGTCGATCCAGTCGGAGCCCAGGGACTTCACGGCGAAGGTGCCCGCCTCCGTCCCGTCCGTGCGCCAGAGGGAGTGGGTGAAGATGGTGGTGGCGCCGCCCAGTAGCTCGCGCGCATGGAAGAACCAGAGGCCTCCCGCGGTACCGAGGATGCTCGGGTTGGTGCCCCCGGCCTTCCACCACTCGCGGTAGATGTCCTTCACGCGGACGGTGTTCCACGCCTGGCCCTGGGACTTCCACAGCTCGTAGCCGGAGTGGCCGTCGTCGGCCGTGAAGTACAGGGTGTCCCCGATGGCGGACAGGAAGCGAGGCCCCGACGAGGGAGACGTGCCCGGGGCATCCCTCGGGTCGATGTTGCGGACGAGCACCGTGCCCTGCTCCGTGCCATCGGTGCGCCACAGCTCCACGCCGACGGTGGGGTCCTCGGCGACGAAGTAGAGCATGTCATCGACGGCCGTCAGCTCGCGGACCGCGGCATCCCAGGAGGAGGTGGTGCTCTTGTACTGCTTGACGCGCACCGTGCCGGACGCCGTGCCGTCGCTGCTCCACAGCTCGTCGAAGGAGGGGTAGCTCCCCATGTCCGCCACGACGAAGAAGAGCCTGTTGCCCACGGCCGTCAGCGATACCAGCCCGTCGTTCGAATAGGACAGGGTGAACTCCTTGAGGCGCACCGTGCCCGGCGCGGTGCCGTCGCTCCACCACAGGCTCCACTGGGTGGAACTCTCCTCGACGGCGATGGCGAGCGCGTCATCCACCCTGAGCAGGCTCATGCTCCGGGAGGTGGTGCCCGCGGGGTCGAGCCGAAGCACGGGCCGCGTCCCGGCCGTGGTCCCATCGCTCCGCCAGAGCGACTGGCCGGAGGCGTACGACTCCCGGGCGAGGAAGTAGAGGGCGCCATCGAGCGACACCAGCCCGGGCTCGCTCGGACGGAAATCCACCGGTTGCACCTCCGAGACGCGGACGGTCCCCGCCTCCGTCCCATCACTCGTCCACAGCCCGGAGCCGCTCCGGTCGCCTTCGATGGTGAAGTACAGGCGGCCCGCGTGCACCACCAGGTTGCTCATCGAGCAATACGATTCGCACACGGAGCGCAGGGCGGTGGTGACGCCGGTGGCCGGGTCGTACCGCCAGAGGGCGGGCGTGCCGTATTCGGTGAAGAAATAGACGGCTCCGGCCAGTCCGGTGAAGCCCTTGGGCGAGGAGCCATCGGTACCGGGTTGGAGGTCCGCCAGCCGGAAGGTGCCCTCGGGAGTCCCGTCGCTCCGCCACGGCTCTTTGTCCGGGTTCCCGCTCGAGAAGTAGAGCAGCCCATCCACCTCGGTGGGAGTCTCGGGCACATAGACGCTGGCCACACGTGTGGTGCCCTCGTCGGTGCCGTCCGTGCGCCACAGACCGATCCTCTCCAGTTGCGCATCCGCCGCGGAGAAGTAGACGAACGACCCCATGCGGGCGAAGCCGGAGGGCCTGGAGCCGAAGGTCGTGTCCTCCTCGGGATGGATGTCCCGGATGAGGCGGACGGGGCGGGTGTCGGTCGTCGTGAGCGTGGCCTGGGCCATCCGCGCTGGAGCCCGCGAAGCCGCACCATCGCCAGGAGCACAGGCGGACAGCACGAGGCACAGGAACGCCAGACGCATGGGCGCTGGTTGCTTCATCATGGTGCGTGTTTCCCCCTCTGGAGCGCGCGGGCGCCCTTCTACCGCAAGCGAGTGGCGGACGTTTAGCGAGGCAGGCGTGACGGCGCCGTGACGGGCAGGTGGGCGTGTGGGAAACGGGGGCGCCCGGTTCAGGAGGGCCCTACTTGAAACGGCGGGAAGTTGGCAAGTGACCGCCAAAATAGGATGACCTGTTGACTTGACGTCCAGGGTCGGTAGGGTTCGTACCACCATGCCAAGTCACCTGCCCGCCGATGTCCGGAAACGATTGGCCCAGAGGCTTCGGGGAACGCTGCGCACCGCCCGCCAGAGCGCGGCGCTCACCCAGGAGCAGATGGCACGGCGGATCGGTCTGGCCACCTCCACCTACGGACGCCTGGAGCGGGGGACGCTGGCCCCGGGACCCGCCACCCTGCGTCAGCTGTGCGAGGTCCTGTGTCTGACCCTGGAGTCCCTCGTCGGCTCGCGGTGCGCCGACGCCGTCCACCGCGCCGAGCGTCCCTCCCGGCGCCGGCGTCCCTCGCGCCCGGCCGTCTCGCGCGTGCGCGCCCCCTCCCGCGCGGCGTACGCCCCGGACCCACCTCTCGCGTCTCCGCTCCATCCGCTCGGTGCCACCGACCCGTGGAGCGTGCTCGGGGTTCCCCGGCCCCTGGCCCCCGAGGTGCTCGCGTTGCTGCTCGTGCGGCGTGGCACGCCCCTGGCCTTCGTGGTGGACATGGGATGAACCGGCGCTTCCTCTATTGTGTCCTCCAGGGCCCCGCCTTCTCTCCCGCCCGCGCCGCCGAGCGCACCGGACTCGCCCTCGTGGACGCGAACGAGCCCGGGGACGTTCCTCCCTCGGGACGCTACGCCGGCAAGGCCCTGGCCGAGGGCAGCGCCCTGCTCGTGTTGCTCGATGATGATCTCCTCCCCGGCGGCTCCGCCCTGGAGCCCCTGCGCGAATTGAAGGGAGCGCTGCCGGGCCTCCGGGCGCTCGGCGCCACCCAGGTCACCCTCTCGCTCGTGGTCGCCTGGACGGGGGACTGCCACTTCTCGCTGTCTCCCGGGGAGCTGGCGGAGCTCGCCGCGCTCGGGCTCCCGCTGGAGGTGTCCTGCCATCCGGCCGCGACGTAGCCCGGCGCCCGGGCTCCTGGCACACTCGGGGCCCCCGCCATGAACCGCAACGCCGCCGTCTCCGTGCTCCTCCTGTGCATCGCGCTCGCGAGCGTGGTGGTGGGCGTGGTGCACCTCATCCGGAGGGATCGGGCGGCGCTCGTGGAGCAGTTCGCCGCCGAGCGCACCGCCCAGGTGGATGCCGCGGCGCGCGAGGTGTCCGACGCGCTCGACGACGCGGCGGATGACCTGCGCTTCGCGGGCGAGCTGCTCTCGCGCCCCGGCTCCGTCACCGAGCACCGGCGCGAGCTGCTCGCGCTCCTGGAGGTGGTGGGGCAGTTCAAGGCCATCGTCGTGCTGGACGCGCAGGGACAGTCGCGCTTCACCGTCGTGGACCGGCGCGCGGGGCCGGCCGTCACGCGGGGCGCGGTGAGCACCGCCCTCACGGAGAAGGCCCGCGAGGCGCTCACGCGCGCGCCCGGGGACATCCTCACCTCGCTGCCCGTGGCCGCCGCGCCCGGGGACTGGTACCGCATCTTCGCCACGGCGTACGCGCCCGGCGAGGACGGGCCCGGGGGCGCCCTGGCGGTGCTGGTGGACACCGAGGCCTTCTTCGCCCCGCTCAAGCTCGTCACCACCCAGCCCGAGGTGCGGCTGTTGCTCATCGGCACGCATGGCCTGCCCATCCGCGCGAGCGCGCCCACGCTGCTGGAGTGGGTGAACCGGGTGGACCTCGCGTCGGACGCGGTGCCGGGCTTCGCCGCCCTGTTGCGGCGCCTGCGCGCGGGCGAGCGCGGCACGGTGCGGCTGCCCGAGGGCGAGGCGGCGCTGCTGGGCCTGGGCGCGGCGGACGCCATCGCCGCCTATACCCCCGTGCGCATGCGCGGCGGTCCCTTCTGGGGCGTGGCCCTGTTCGCCTCCACCGAGGAGCTGCGCGCCCACGAGCGCGGCGTCATCCTGCGCGTGGCGCTCGGCGCCTCGCTGGTGGCCTTCTTCCTCGTCGTCTTCGGCGCCTACGTCATCATCGCCTCGCGCCGTGCCCTCGCGCTCCAGGAGAGCCGCCGCCACGCGGATCAGCTCGCCCACCTGCACGAGAAGACGCAGAAGATCCTCGACAACATCCCCACGGGCGTCCTGGCGCTGTCGGCCGACGGGCACATCACCGCGGTGAACCAGGCCCTGCGCGAGCGCCTGCCCCCCACCGCCGTGGGCGCCAGCCTGCCCGAGTCCTTCCCGGACGCGCCCGCCGCGGTGGTGGACCGGCTCGTGTCGCTCGTCGAGGAGGCGTGCACCACCGAGCGCGTGCTCAGCCTGCATGGCGAGCCCCTGCCGCTCTTTGGCGCCGAGGGCCAGTACCGCATCCACGCCGTGCCCCTGGAGCGGCACGACGCCGAGGTGCGGGTGCTGCTCGTGGTGGAGGACCTGAGCGACGTGCACGCGCTCGAGTCGCAGCTGTTGCGCGCGGAGAAGCTGGCCACGGTGGGCATCCTCGCCGCGGGCATCGCGCACGAGATTGGCACCCCGTTGGGCGTGGTGCGCGGCCGGGCCGAGTACGTGGTGGGCAAGCTCGGTGCCCAGCATCCCCAGGCCCCGGGCATCCAGGTCATCATCGAGCAGATAGACAGGGTGAGCCGAACCATCCGCCAGTTGCTGGACTTCTCGCGGGTGCAGCCGGTGGCGGTGCGGGGCGTGGCGCTCGGGGGGCTGCTGCACGGCGCGCAGGAGCTGCTGCACGGCGAGGTGGAGCGGCGTCGCGTGCGGCTGGAGGTGGAGGTGCCCGAGGGGCTGCCGCCGCTGCTCGCCGAGCCGGACCAGTTGCAGCAGGTGGTGCTCAACCTGGTGCTCAACGCGTGTGATGCGTGCGAGCCGGGGGGCACGGTGCGGCTGGCGGCCCAGGTGGAGGCGCCGGGGACGCCGGGGGCGTGGAGTGGGGTGCGCCTGACGGTGCGGGATGATGGGTGCGGCATTCCCCCGGAGAGCCTCAACCGCGTCTTCGATCCCTTCTTCACCACGAAGAAGCGGGGCCAGGGCACGGGGCTGGGCCTGACGATGGTGGCGCAGATCGTCCGCAACCACGGGGGCCGCATCGAGTTGGAGAGCGAACCAGGGCAGGGCACGTGCGTGACGTTGTGGTGGCCCGTCACGCCCCCGCCGAGCGAGGAGCGGCATGCCGTCTGAGGGGCGAGTGCTGGTGGTGGATGACCACGTGGAGATGGCGCGGCTGCTCGCCGATGCCCTCTCGGACGCGGGCTACACGGTGGACGTGGCCACGAGTGGGCGGGAGGCGCTCGCCGCGGTGCGTGGGCGCGTGCTGGACGCGGTGGTGTGTGATTTGCGCATGGAGCAGGTGGACGGCTTCGACGTGCTGGCGGCCGTGCGCGAGGCGGATCCCACGCTGCCGGTGCTCATCATGACGGCCTTCGGCGGGGTGGAGAACGCGGTGGAGGCCATGCGGCGCGGCGCCGCGCACTACTTCACCAAGCCCTTCCGGCTGGACGAGGTGCTCCTGTACGTGCAGCGCGCCATCGCCGAGCGGCGGCTGCGCGAGGAGAACCGGGCCCTGCGCCAGGCGGTGGGAGACCGCTCGGCGTTCGCGGCGCTGGTGGGCCGCAGCGCGCCGTTGCGTGCCTTGT
Above is a window of Cystobacter fuscus DNA encoding:
- a CDS encoding ELWxxDGT repeat protein, which translates into the protein MMKQPAPMRLAFLCLVLSACAPGDGAASRAPARMAQATLTTTDTRPVRLIRDIHPEEDTTFGSRPSGFARMGSFVYFSAADAQLERIGLWRTDGTDEGTTRVASVYVPETPTEVDGLLYFSSGNPDKEPWRSDGTPEGTFRLADLQPGTDGSSPKGFTGLAGAVYFFTEYGTPALWRYDPATGVTTALRSVCESYCSMSNLVVHAGRLYFTIEGDRSGSGLWTSDGTEAGTVRVSEVQPVDFRPSEPGLVSLDGALYFLARESYASGQSLWRSDGTTAGTRPVLRLDPAGTTSRSMSLLRVDDALAIAVEESSTQWSLWWSDGTAPGTVRLKEFTLSYSNDGLVSLTAVGNRLFFVVADMGSYPSFDELWSSDGTASGTVRVKQYKSTTSSWDAAVRELTAVDDMLYFVAEDPTVGVELWRTDGTEQGTVLVRNIDPRDAPGTSPSSGPRFLSAIGDTLYFTADDGHSGYELWKSQGQAWNTVRVKDIYREWWKAGGTNPSILGTAGGLWFFHARELLGGATTIFTHSLWRTDGTEAGTFAVKSLGSDWIDPPSTEGASLGSDFIFFSTDGSTGALWKTAGAATGDVVQLWTGSYPGALEAAGGQVFFYGTQSGLGEELWRTDGTPEGTRLVKDLVPGWNSSVPRSFTPVGEWLYFTAQDGVSGREVWRTDGTPEGTSRVADLMPGSGSSNPSGLTDVGGALFFVATTDVGLGLWRVGGPQEAPALVAVLAPPGPGTVAPTRFTAAAGRLFFVATDPEHGAELWTSDGTSGGTHRVGDIWPGTGGSQPKELVAVGGLLFFTAEDGVSGRELWRSDGTEEGTFRLADIHPGSGSSFIDDNSQFIQGSRLLGLESEGLLLFAASAPDSGNESWLSDGTREGTRRLVDLFPGALGSMPRSFVRLGDRVAFAADDGYTGREPWLLEVAALTNREPPTLTCPEDLVVEALQPAGAPVFFPALETHDDVTASPSVTFSRTSGGFFPLGTSEVTATASDDAGNRASCSFHVTVRDHTPPAVFCPGDVTVEGTEAAGAHVDFRSPTATDGRMAPPHVTLSAAPGSLFGFGSHTVTATATDAAGNTSSCSFVVTVSDTQVPSLACPDDLAVEATSPEGARVDFPPATASDGVRPTPTLTSQPASGSTLANGVHRVTITATDLAGLSSTCSFRVSVRDTTAPQVTCPEDVQVEATSAQGTPVSFPAPTAVDTVSTATLEVSHASGALYPRGTTRVSVSSRDEAGNTAVCRFTVTVRDTTAPQVTCPEPVEVRATAGWGAQVTFPDAVARDGITPAPTVVADPPSGGVFAVGEHSVTFTARDEAGNTATCSLPVRVLPGVAVTEPGGCSTVPVGSGLAWSALALLAWLAMRRRPAR
- a CDS encoding two-component system sensor histidine kinase NtrB produces the protein MNRNAAVSVLLLCIALASVVVGVVHLIRRDRAALVEQFAAERTAQVDAAAREVSDALDDAADDLRFAGELLSRPGSVTEHRRELLALLEVVGQFKAIVVLDAQGQSRFTVVDRRAGPAVTRGAVSTALTEKAREALTRAPGDILTSLPVAAAPGDWYRIFATAYAPGEDGPGGALAVLVDTEAFFAPLKLVTTQPEVRLLLIGTHGLPIRASAPTLLEWVNRVDLASDAVPGFAALLRRLRAGERGTVRLPEGEAALLGLGAADAIAAYTPVRMRGGPFWGVALFASTEELRAHERGVILRVALGASLVAFFLVVFGAYVIIASRRALALQESRRHADQLAHLHEKTQKILDNIPTGVLALSADGHITAVNQALRERLPPTAVGASLPESFPDAPAAVVDRLVSLVEEACTTERVLSLHGEPLPLFGAEGQYRIHAVPLERHDAEVRVLLVVEDLSDVHALESQLLRAEKLATVGILAAGIAHEIGTPLGVVRGRAEYVVGKLGAQHPQAPGIQVIIEQIDRVSRTIRQLLDFSRVQPVAVRGVALGGLLHGAQELLHGEVERRRVRLEVEVPEGLPPLLAEPDQLQQVVLNLVLNACDACEPGGTVRLAAQVEAPGTPGAWSGVRLTVRDDGCGIPPESLNRVFDPFFTTKKRGQGTGLGLTMVAQIVRNHGGRIELESEPGQGTCVTLWWPVTPPPSEERHAV
- a CDS encoding helix-turn-helix transcriptional regulator; amino-acid sequence: MAQRLRGTLRTARQSAALTQEQMARRIGLATSTYGRLERGTLAPGPATLRQLCEVLCLTLESLVGSRCADAVHRAERPSRRRRPSRPAVSRVRAPSRAAYAPDPPLASPLHPLGATDPWSVLGVPRPLAPEVLALLLVRRGTPLAFVVDMG